The DNA segment TAATTGTACTACTTTAAGGCGCTCTCAGGGCAATTGTCAAACTATAGATGTTTCCAAGCTTCGTTTTCCTCTGAATCCAGCCAAACTTTGTTCAGTGATGACTCACTTAATTCCAAAAAATCTTTGACTAATGCTTGGGAATTATCAGCATCATGAGTTTGCAAATTCTGGACTCTTGCAAGTGATAATCCCGTTAGCTTTGCTACTAGAGCTAAATCAATACCTTCTTCCAGCATATTGAGTGCAACTTGGGTTAACCCCTGCTGCAAAGCTTGTTCCCATGCTGCGCGTAAGATTTGAGGTTGAGTTGCAGAGTTATACATAATTGTCAATTAGTTATCCTCTGTTTTAATTATATCTAGAATATCTTGCTTTTTTGGCGATCGCACAACTGTAACCTCAAGCTAGGGTATGATAATTGTCATTAATTTTTGCTTCAAATATGACAATTTTGACTATAGAAGCCCTCTGTAATGAAGCTGCACTATTTTCAGCCGCCGAGTCTAGACACCCAGAACCTTTACTCTACGGCGTTACTGATGGGAAAGCAATCGGCACATATTTAGAGCAAAAATTTAGGCTTTATCTCAAAAATAAGTATGATTTTGTGGAGGGTAACTCAGCCAGTGGTATCGATTTTCCAGGGCTATTGGTTGATGTTAAGGTAACAAGCATTAAGCAGCCACAGTCATCTTGTCCTTTTAAATCTGCACGACAAAAAATTTTTGGGCTGGGATATGCGTTAATCATCTTTGTTTATGATAAGACAGACCAAAGTATAAACCGGACTGCAAATTTGAACATTCTACACACAATTTATGTAAGTCCAGAAAGGACGGCTGATTTTCAGATGACTCGTGGAATTCGCAGCATCTTGGAAAATGAAGGGAACAAAGATGATTTAATTGCTTTTATGTATGATCGAAATTTGCCTGTTGATGAAATTGAAGCATCTAATATCGCAGATGAAATATTGTTAAACCCTCCTTTGCAAGGATTTTTAACTATTTCTAACGCTTTACAATGGCGACTTCAATATAGAAGAGTTATTGAAAGTGCTGGAGAAGAAGCAGGTATAATTGCTGTTTACAGGGCTAAGGAATGATTCGCACTGTTGATAAAGCAAAAGTAGAATATGGAGACTTTCAAACACCCATAGAACTCGCTAACAAGGTATGTAAAAAGTTGATCGAACTGGGTGTATGTCCTGATGTGATCATTGAGCCAACTTGTGGAATAGGTAATTTTATTCAGGTAGCCTCAAGTTTGTTTAAATCAACGAACAAGATTATGGGAGTCGAACTGAACCCAGATTATTTACAAGAGGTGAAAACAAAAAAGCTATTCTTACAAGATGAAAGAATTGAGCTTGAAAATGCAGACTTTTTTCAATTTGATTGGTTATCTTATCTAAATAAATTAAATGGTAAACTCCTAGTCATTGGTAATTTTCCTTGGGTGACAAGTTCACAACAAGGAAGTATTGGTGGCGAAAACTTGCCCAATAAAAATAATTTTCAGAATTATAGCGGCTTAGATGCGATCACGGGTAAGAGTAACTTTGATATTTCAGAATGGATGCTAATTCAGGCTATCCAATGGCTACAGGGACGTGATGCTTACCTAGCAATGCTTTGTAAAACTTCTGTTTCCAGAAAGTTATTAAGTTACCTTTATTCTCATAATCTAAATCTAGCTGAGTGTGCAACTTATAGTATAGATACAAAACAGTATTTTAATGCTTCTGTTGAAGCCTGTCTATTATTCTGCAAATTCGATGCAAGTTCTAAAAACTATTACTGTGATGTATTCAGTAGTCTGGAAAGCTCAGAATCTTACAAAATAGGATATCGAAATAATATTCTCATCAAAGATATGTCTACTTTTGATCAACTGAGTAAATTGTATGATTTCAGGGCTGAAACAAAATGGCGTTCTGGCATTAAACATGATTGCTCAAACATCATGGAATTTCGTAAAATTGATCATACTTTTATGAATAAACTAGGAGAAATAGTTGATATTGAAGAAACCTATCTTTTTCCTTTGCTTAAAGGCTCTGATGTTGCTCAAAATCGCATCAACAGTACTGAGCGATATGTTCTAGTTACTCAAAAATTTGTGAGTGAATCGACTGAGAATATAAAATGTGTAGCTCCTAAGACTTGGGATTATCTAGAGTCTCATGGAAGTTACTTGGATAATCGCAAAAGTAAAATATACAAAAATCAATCCAGATTTTCTATTTTTGGGGTTGGTTTATATACTTTTAAACCTTGGAAAATAGCAATTTGTGGACTTTATAAGCGGTTAGAGTTTAGATTAATCGGCGAACTGATGAATAAACCTGTTGTTTTTGATGATACTGTTTACTTTCTCAGTTTTGATCATGAGGAAACAGCACAAAAGACTTTTAACCTTTTGACTTCTCTAGCAGCTATAAATTATTATTCATCTCTAATTTTTTGGGATGAAAAGCGCCCAATTAAGTCGAGCATCTTAAATAGCTTAAATCTGACAGCCT comes from the Nodularia sp. NIES-3585 genome and includes:
- a CDS encoding SAM-dependent methyltransferase; its protein translation is MIRTVDKAKVEYGDFQTPIELANKVCKKLIELGVCPDVIIEPTCGIGNFIQVASSLFKSTNKIMGVELNPDYLQEVKTKKLFLQDERIELENADFFQFDWLSYLNKLNGKLLVIGNFPWVTSSQQGSIGGENLPNKNNFQNYSGLDAITGKSNFDISEWMLIQAIQWLQGRDAYLAMLCKTSVSRKLLSYLYSHNLNLAECATYSIDTKQYFNASVEACLLFCKFDASSKNYYCDVFSSLESSESYKIGYRNNILIKDMSTFDQLSKLYDFRAETKWRSGIKHDCSNIMEFRKIDHTFMNKLGEIVDIEETYLFPLLKGSDVAQNRINSTERYVLVTQKFVSESTENIKCVAPKTWDYLESHGSYLDNRKSKIYKNQSRFSIFGVGLYTFKPWKIAICGLYKRLEFRLIGELMNKPVVFDDTVYFLSFDHEETAQKTFNLLTSLAAINYYSSLIFWDEKRPIKSSILNSLNLTALIEMDFKF
- a CDS encoding restriction endonuclease codes for the protein MTILTIEALCNEAALFSAAESRHPEPLLYGVTDGKAIGTYLEQKFRLYLKNKYDFVEGNSASGIDFPGLLVDVKVTSIKQPQSSCPFKSARQKIFGLGYALIIFVYDKTDQSINRTANLNILHTIYVSPERTADFQMTRGIRSILENEGNKDDLIAFMYDRNLPVDEIEASNIADEILLNPPLQGFLTISNALQWRLQYRRVIESAGEEAGIIAVYRAKE